A single region of the Procambarus clarkii isolate CNS0578487 chromosome 59, FALCON_Pclarkii_2.0, whole genome shotgun sequence genome encodes:
- the LOC138353807 gene encoding filaggrin-2-like, translating to MGGPQGGLQQHGRTSGRVTAAWENLGEGYSSMGGPRGGLQQHGRTSGRVTAAWEFLGEGYSSMGGPRGGLQQHGRTSWRLQQHGRTTGRLQQHGSASGRVTAALEDLGEGYSSMGGPRGGLQQHGRTTGRLQQHGRTSGRVTAAWEGLGEGYSSMGGPRGGYSSMGGPRGGLQQHGSSSGRVTAAWEDLGEGYSSMGGPRGGLQQHGRTSGRVTAAWEDHGEVTAAWEDLGEGYSSMGGPRRGLQQHGRTSGRVTAAWEDLAEGYSSMGGPRRGLQQHGRTSGRVTAAWEDLGEGYSSVGGPRGGLQQHQDLASSIRQLGVRRDGHQRPQRCGTSDGQGHSGALPQRGTATATVFSDGQEHSGALPQRVTATGTVFSDGQELCGSPWQTPARSCCLNYASNWAE from the coding sequence ATGGGAGGGCCTCAGGGAGGGTTACAGCAGCATGGGAGGACCTCGGGGAGGGTTACAGCAGCATGGGAGAACCTCGGGGAGGGTTACAGCAGCATGGGAGGACCTCGGGGAGGGTTACAGCAGCATGGGAGGACCTCGGGGAGGGTTACAGCAGCATGGGAGTTCCTCGGGGAGGGTTACAGCAGCATGGGAGGACCTCGGGGAGGGTTACAGCAGCATGGGAGGACCTCGTGGAGGTTACAGCAGCATGGGAGGACCACGGGGAGGTTACAGCAGCATGGGAGTGCCTCGGGGAGGGTTACAGCAGCATTGGAGGACCTCGGGGAGGGTTACAGCAGCATGGGAGGACCTCGGGGAGGGTTACAGCAGCATGGGAGGACCACGGGGAGGTTACAGCAGCATGGGAGGACCTCGGGGAGGGTTACAGCAGCATGGGAGGGCCTAGGGGAGGGTTACAGCAGTATGGGAGGACCTCGGGGAGGTTACAGCAGCATGGGAGGACCTCGGGGAGGGTTACAGCAGCATGGGAGTTCCTCGGGGAGGGTTACAGCAGCATGGGAGGACCTCGGGGAGGGTTACAGCAGCATGGGAGGACCTCGGGGAGGGTTACAGCAGCATGGGAGGACCTCGGGGAGGGTTACAGCAGCATGGGAGGACCACGGGGAGGTTACAGCAGCATGGGAGGACCTCGGGGAGGGTTACAGCAGCATGGGAGGACCTCGTAGAGGGTTACAGCAGCATGGGAGGACCTCGGGGAGGGTTACAGCAGCATGGGAGGACCTCGCAGAGGGTTACAGCAGCATGGGAGGACCTCGCAGAGGGTTACAGCAGCATGGGAGGACCTCGGGGAGGGTTACAGCAGCATGGGAGGACCTCGGGGAGGGTTACAGCAGCGTGGGAGGACCTCGGGGAGGGTTACAGCAGCATCAAGATCTTGCATCAAGCATTAGACAATTAGGAGTACGACGCGACGGTCATCAGAGACCTCAGAGGTGTGGTACCTCTGATGGGCAGGGACACTCAGGTGCTCTGCCACAGAGGGGAACGGCCACagcgacagtgttctctgatgggCAGGAACACTCAGGTGCTCTGCCACAGAGGGTAACGGCCACAGGGACAGTTTTCTCTGATGGGCAGGAACTCTGTGGCAGCCCCTGGCAGACCCCAGCAAGGAGCTGTTGCCTCAACTACGCATCAAATTGGGCCGAGTAA